TTAATTTTTTTAGAAACCCTTTTTCTCTCCATGTATACTTTCTGTTATCAGAATGATTTTCTTCATATTCACAAGCTTTATTAAAAAGGGTTCTGTGTTTCTTTTTTAAACCAAGCCATTCGCTATCTTTTTGATAAAAACAAAAAAAACAGCCGGATCTTTTTCTCCACGAATAATAACCTGGTAAACCTAATCCACTATCTCCTAGAATTTTTATAATTTCTTCTAGTCCATGACCGTCTTCTACAAATGGGTATTTTGGGAAAAAATTACTTTGCTCTCTAAAACCTTCTCTGTCTTCATCAGCTCTTATTCCTACATAATTATATACAATTTGATCTTTACAATTATTTTTTAGCCATTTGTCATAAGGCTTAAGCTTAAGCAACCTTGTACACCACCTATTATTGGGTGAAGGTAAAACTCCATTAAAATATTTAAGCCAATAATCAAAATCTTTTTCAGGCCTAATTGTAATAATTTTTATATTTAACAACGCTCTTATTTTTTTTAAATACAAATAAGTTTCAGGAAGTTCATGTCCACTATCAGTGAAAACATACTCCAAATCAAGCTCAGGATGTTTTTCTTTCATATAAACTGCTAAAGCAGCACTATCCTTTCCCCCTGATAATCCAAGAATGTGGCGTTCTTTTTTTTTATTCATTTTTCAAAATCCTGTCTTC
This window of the Desulforegulaceae bacterium genome carries:
- a CDS encoding phosphoadenosine phosphosulfate reductase family protein — its product is MNKKKERHILGLSGGKDSAALAVYMKEKHPELDLEYVFTDSGHELPETYLYLKKIRALLNIKIITIRPEKDFDYWLKYFNGVLPSPNNRWCTRLLKLKPYDKWLKNNCKDQIVYNYVGIRADEDREGFREQSNFFPKYPFVEDGHGLEEIIKILGDSGLGLPGYYSWRKRSGCFFCFYQKDSEWLGLKKKHRTLFNKACEYEENHSDNRKYTWREKGFLKKLKKTDLNNYEHESCFNGKNKNLLSETLSSILDNSQDINNIIFR